A genomic segment from Streptomyces antibioticus encodes:
- a CDS encoding pyridoxal phosphate-dependent decarboxylase family protein: MHPTLRADLDRLPELLASARDFATRALAGIGERPVSAAVPAPDPGPLPAAGVGAQGALERFARQWEPGFSGSAGPRYLGFVTGGSTPAALTGDWLTGVYDQNGSSGGGSGADALERETLGWLRELFGLGEAHRGAFVSGATMSNTVGLAVAREWLGERQGVSVSREGAAALGPVHVLSGSPHSSITKALSVLGIGRDRLRPVPLLGGDREAVDVSRLAEALDVLDGHPAVVVANAGTVNTVDFDDLRAIAALKERYDFWLHVDAAFGAFAALSPAHAALVDGLDAADSICVDLHKWLNVPYDAAVQFTRRQDLQVRVFHNESPYLGLPTGTPDFLHLTPENSRRLRALATWFSLTAYGREGHAEIVGRCVALARRLGEGVAAVPGLRLLAPVRLNVVCLTLTEGATPERLGALARAVADSGEAFLTPTVLHGTPALRAAFSNWRTTETDTDRVLDALARAVRELGPAPVADA, encoded by the coding sequence ATGCACCCCACGCTCCGCGCCGACCTCGACCGACTCCCGGAACTCCTGGCCTCCGCCCGTGACTTCGCGACCCGTGCGCTCGCCGGCATCGGGGAGCGACCGGTCTCCGCCGCCGTACCCGCCCCCGACCCCGGCCCGCTCCCGGCGGCCGGGGTCGGCGCACAGGGCGCTCTGGAACGCTTCGCCCGGCAGTGGGAGCCCGGCTTCTCCGGTTCGGCGGGCCCGCGCTACCTCGGATTCGTCACCGGCGGCAGCACCCCCGCGGCCCTCACCGGCGACTGGCTCACCGGCGTCTACGACCAGAACGGCTCCAGCGGCGGCGGTTCCGGCGCCGACGCCCTGGAGCGCGAGACGCTGGGCTGGCTGCGGGAACTGTTCGGCCTGGGCGAGGCGCACCGGGGCGCCTTCGTCAGCGGCGCGACGATGTCCAACACCGTGGGCCTGGCCGTGGCCCGGGAGTGGCTCGGCGAACGGCAGGGCGTGTCCGTCTCCCGCGAAGGAGCGGCCGCTCTCGGCCCCGTCCATGTGCTGTCCGGCAGCCCGCACTCCAGCATCACCAAGGCCCTGTCCGTCCTCGGCATCGGCCGCGACCGGCTGCGCCCCGTCCCCCTGCTGGGCGGTGACCGCGAGGCCGTGGACGTGTCCCGGCTCGCCGAGGCCCTCGACGTGCTCGACGGGCATCCCGCCGTCGTGGTCGCCAACGCCGGGACGGTGAACACGGTCGACTTCGACGACCTGCGGGCGATCGCCGCCCTCAAGGAGCGGTACGACTTCTGGCTCCATGTGGACGCCGCCTTCGGCGCGTTCGCCGCGCTCTCACCGGCCCACGCCGCTCTGGTCGACGGCCTCGACGCCGCCGACTCGATCTGTGTGGACCTGCACAAATGGCTGAACGTCCCCTACGACGCCGCCGTCCAGTTCACCCGCCGCCAGGACCTCCAGGTGCGGGTCTTCCACAACGAGTCGCCGTATCTCGGCCTGCCCACCGGCACCCCCGACTTCCTCCATCTGACCCCGGAGAACTCCCGGCGGCTGCGCGCCCTCGCCACCTGGTTCTCGCTCACCGCCTACGGCCGTGAGGGCCACGCGGAGATCGTCGGGCGCTGTGTCGCGCTGGCCCGGCGGCTGGGCGAGGGTGTCGCGGCCGTCCCGGGGCTGCGGCTCCTGGCGCCGGTGCGGCTGAACGTCGTCTGCCTCACCCTCACCGAGGGCGCGACCCCCGAGCGGCTGGGCGCTCTGGCGCGGGCGGTCGCCGACTCGGGCGAGGCGTTCCTCACGCCCACGGTCCTGCACGGAACGCCCGCGCTGCGCGCCGCGTTCAGCAACTGGCGTACGACGGAGACGGACACGGACCGGGTCCTGGACGCCCTGGCGCGCGCGGTACGGGAGTTGGGGCCCGCCCCCGTCGCGGACGCGTGA